A DNA window from Choloepus didactylus isolate mChoDid1 chromosome 9, mChoDid1.pri, whole genome shotgun sequence contains the following coding sequences:
- the LOC119544643 gene encoding olfactory receptor 12-like — translation MPPHRAGNLSGVSQQEFVLVGFEGGPETQALLFVVFLAVYVVTILGNLTMIVVITLDAHLHSPMYFFLKNLSFLDLCYSSVITPNALANFFSSTKIITFMGCASQFFLFFSLGSTEAFLLAVMAYDRFLAICSPLRYPITMRPLTCTRLVLSSYCGGCLNSIVQTSLTFRLPFCGSHRINHFFCDVPPLLQLACTDTSLNELVMFGLCGCIVVSTTFVILVSYSFITMTVLKMRSAAGRRKVFSTCGSHLTAVSLFYGTAFVIYAQPGGVDSLEQGKIMSISYTLVIPMLNPLIYSLRNKDVKEALRRLGQRHAAT, via the coding sequence ATGCCACCCCACAGAGCTGGAAACCTCTCAGGGGTCTCCCAGCAGGAGTTTGTGCTGGTGGGATTTGAGGGTGGCCCTGAGACCCAGGCCCTGCTCTTTGTGGTGTTCTTGGCCGTGTACGTGGTCACCATCCTGGGGAACCTCACCATGATCGTGGTCATCACCCTGGATGCCCACCTCCActcccccatgtacttcttcctcaagAACCTGTCCTTCCTGGACCTGTGCTACTCGTCCGTCATCACTCCCAATGCCCTCGCCAACTTCTTCTCCTCCACCAAGATCATCACCTTCATGGGCTGTGCCTCCCAgttttttttgttcttctctCTGGGTAGCACTGAGGCTTTCCTGCTGGCcgtcatggcctatgaccgcttcCTGGCCATCTGCAGCCCCCTGCGCTACCCCATCACCATGCGCCCTTTGACCTGCACCCGTCTGGTGCTGAGCTCCTACTGTGGAGGCTGCCTCAACTCCATCGTGCAGACCAGTCTCACGTTCCGTCTCCCATTCTGCGGCTCCCACCGGAtcaaccacttcttctgtgacgTGCCCCCACTGCTCCAGCTCGCCTGCACAGACACATCCCTCAATGAGCTAGTCATGTTCGGACTCTGTGGATGCATCGTTGTGAGCACCACATTCGTGATCCTGGTGTCCTACAGCTTCATCACCATGACTGTCCTGAAGATGCGCTCTGCGGCCGGGCGACGGAAGGTCTTCTCCACCTGTGGCTCCCACTTGACTGCAGTCTCCCTGTTTTATGGGACCGCATTTGTCATTTATGCCCAGCCAGGAGGTGTGGATTCCTTGGAGCAGGGAAAGATAATGTCCATTTCCTACACCCTGGTCATCCCAATGCTGAACCCCCTCATCTACAGTCTACGGAACAAGGACGTGAAGGAGGCCCTGCGGAGGCTGGGGCAGAGACATGCGGCCACATGA